The following proteins are encoded in a genomic region of Sphaeramia orbicularis chromosome 2, fSphaOr1.1, whole genome shotgun sequence:
- the LOC115432278 gene encoding frizzled-7-A-like, producing the protein MAVGGPWLWMLLAPVLGLLLQPGRAQYEKGISIPEHGFCQPISIPLCTDIAYNQTIMPNLLGHTNQEDAGLEVHQFYPLVKVQCSPDLKFFLCSMYAPVCTVLEQAIPPCRSLCDRARQGCEALMNKFGFQWPERLRCENFPVHGAGEICVGQNTSDTDRPTSDPTPDLPELVTLPPYIRPNQPFSCPLQLQVPSYLNYHFLGVKDCGAPCEPSKPNGLMYFREEELKFGRLWVGVWSILCCVSTLFTVLTYLVDMRRFRYPERPIIFLSGCYFMVAVAYSVGFLLEDKVVCVDHLKVDGYRLVAQGTKKEGCTILFMILYFFGMASSIWWVILSLTWFLSAGMKWGHEAIEANSQYFHLAAWAVPAVKTITILAVGQVDGDLLTGVCYVGVYSVDALRGFVLAPLFVYLFIGTSFLLAGFVSLFRIRTIMKHDGTKTEKLEKLMVRIGVFSVLYTVPATIVIACYFYEQAFRRRWETTWHMQTCKRFAVPCPAGNFAPMTPDFTVFMIKYLMTMIVGITSGFWIWSGKTLQSWRRFYQRLSNNNQGETTV; encoded by the coding sequence ATGGCCGTGGGGGGACCCTGGCTGTGGATGCTCCTGGCTCCGGTCCTGGGGCTCCTCCTGCAGCCGGGCCGGGCTCAGTACGAGAAGGGGATCTCCATTCCGGAGCACGGCTTCTGCCAGCCCATCTCCATCCCCCTGTGCACGGACATCGCCTACAACCAGACCATCATGCCCAACCTGCTGGGCCACACCAACCAGGAGGACGCGGGGCTGGAGGTCCACCAGTTCTACCCGCTGGTCAAAGTCCAGTGCTCCCCGGACCTGAAGTTCTTCCTGTGCTCCATGTACGCTCCGGTGTGCACGGTGCTGGAGCAGGCCATCCCGCCCTGCAGGTCCCTGTGCGACCGGGCCCGTCAGGGCTGCGAAGCCCTCATGAACAAGTTCGGCTTCCAGTGGCCCGAAAGGCTGCGCTGCGAGAACTTTCCGGTCCACGGCGCTGGAGAGATCTGCGTGGGTCAGAACAcgtcagacacagacagacccacaTCCGACCCGACCCCCGACCTCCCTGAACTGGTCACCTTGCCCCCCTACATCCGGCCCAACCAGCCCTTCTCCTGCCCCCTGCAGCTCCAGGTGCCCTCCTACCTCAACTACCACTTCCTTGGGGTGAAGGACTGCGGCGCCCCCTGTGAGCCCTCCAAACCCAACGGACTCATGTACTTTCGAGAGGAGGAGTTGAAATTTGGCCGTCTGTGGGTGGGCGTCTGGTCCATCCTGTGCTGTGTGAGCACCCTGTTCACCGTGCTCACCTACCTGGTGGACATGAGGCGCTTCCGCTACCCGGAGAGGCCCATCATCTTCCTGTCCGGCTGCTACTTCATGGTGGCGGTGGCCTACAGTGTGGGCTTCCTGCTGGAGGACAAAGTGGTGTGTGTAGACCATCTGAAGGTGGACGGCTACAGGCTGGTGGCCCAGGGCACCAAGAAGGAAGGCTGCACCATCCTCTTTATGATTCTGTATTTCTTCGGCATGGCCAGCTCCATCTGGTGGGTCATCCTGTCCCTCACCTGGTTCCTGTCGGCGGGGatgaaatggggtcacgaggccaTCGAGGCCAACTCGCAGTATTTCCACCTGGCGGCGTGGGCGGTGCCGGCGGTGAAGACCATCACCATCCTGGCCGTGGGTCAGGTGGACGGCGACCTGCTCACCGGCGTCTGCTACGTCGGCGTCTACAGCGTGGACGCCCTGCGGGGTTTCGTGCTGGCGCCGCTCTTCGTCTACCTCTTCATCGGCACCTCCTTCCTCCTGGCCGGATTCGTGTCGCTGTTCCGCATCCGCACCATCATGAAGCACGACGGCACCAAGACGGAGAAGCTGGAGAAGCTGATGGTGCGGATCGGCGTGTTCAGCGTCCTGTACACGGTGCCCGCCACCATCGTCATCGCCTGCTACTTCTACGAGCAGGCCTTCCGCCGCCGCTGGGAGACCACATGGCACATGCAGACCTGCAAGCGCTTCGCCGTGCCGTGTCCTGCCGGAAACTTTGCACCGATGACGCCGGACTTCACCGTCTTCATGATCAAATACCTCATGACCATGATTGTAGGAATCACATCCGGGTTCTGGATCTGGTCGGGGAAGACGCTGCAGTCGTGGCGTCGGTTCTACCAAAGACTGAGCAACAACAACCAGGGTGAGACCACCGTATGA